Proteins encoded within one genomic window of Mycolicibacterium monacense:
- the ctaE gene encoding aa3-type cytochrome oxidase subunit III: MTSAVGTSGTAITSRVHSLNRPNMVSVGTIVWLSSELMFFAGLFAMYFTARAQAGGEWPPPPTELNLALAVPVTLVLIASSFTCQMGVFAAERGDVFGLRRWYVLTFLMGLFFVLGQLYEYYHLVHEGTTIPGSAYGSVFYLATGFHGLHVIGGLVAFLFLLARTKMSKFTPAQATAAIVVSYYWHFVDIVWIALFAVIYFVR, translated from the coding sequence GTGACGAGTGCTGTTGGGACCTCGGGAACCGCGATCACTTCGCGCGTGCATTCGCTGAACCGGCCGAATATGGTCAGTGTCGGCACCATCGTGTGGCTTTCCAGTGAGCTGATGTTCTTTGCTGGTCTGTTCGCGATGTACTTCACCGCACGCGCCCAGGCAGGCGGCGAGTGGCCGCCCCCGCCGACCGAACTGAACCTCGCGCTGGCGGTACCCGTCACGCTGGTGCTGATCGCGTCGTCTTTCACGTGCCAGATGGGGGTGTTCGCCGCCGAGCGTGGTGACGTGTTCGGCCTGCGCCGCTGGTATGTCCTCACGTTCCTGATGGGCCTGTTCTTCGTGCTCGGCCAGCTCTACGAGTACTACCACCTGGTGCACGAGGGCACGACGATCCCGGGCAGCGCCTACGGCTCGGTGTTCTACCTGGCCACCGGTTTCCACGGCCTGCACGTGATCGGCGGTCTGGTCGCCTTCCTGTTCCTGCTCGCCCGCACCAAGATGAGCAAGTTCACCCCGGCGCAGGCCACCGCGGCGATCGTCGTGTCGTACTACTGGCACTTCGTCGACATCGTGTGGATCGCGCTGTTCGCCGTCATCTACTTCGTCCGATGA
- the asnB gene encoding asparagine synthase (glutamine-hydrolyzing) has product MCGLLAFLKDPSAQSSPALVGAVSGAAELMRHRGPDEPGTWADDTDDPGIVLGFNRLSIIDIAHSHQPLRWGPPEAPLRYVLVFNGEIYNYLELREALRTEHGAEFATDGDGEAIVAAYHHWGPAALSRLRGMFAFALWDTVTGELFCARDPFGIKPLYIATGPGGTAVGSEKKCLMAVADQLGIDTGLDERAVQHYTVLQYVPEPETLHRGVRRLESGSYLRMRPGQAPVVTRYFTPRFDAVPFRAASAPGSAGGVDQARYDEITAVLEDSVAKHMRADVTVGAFLSGGIDSTAIAALAMRHNPRLITFTTGFEREGFSEVDVAVASAEAIGARHVTKVVSQAEFVEALPAIVWYLDEPVADPALVPLYFIAREARKHVKVVLSGEGADELFGGYTIYREPLSLRAFDYLPRPVRRSLRRASAPLPEGMRGKSLLHRGSQTLEERYYGNARSFSDEHLRAVLRRFSPDWTHTDVTAALYRESDGWDPVARMQHIDLFTWLRGDILVKADKMTMANSLELRVPFLDPEVFAVASRLPLEQKITRATTKFALRRALEPVVPAHVLNRPKLGFPVPIRHWLRAGELLEWAYETVAASQTGDLIDAEAVRTMLDEHRTGVSDHSRRLWTVLIFMLWHAIFVEGSVTPRIEEPHYPVQL; this is encoded by the coding sequence GTGTGCGGACTGCTGGCGTTCCTGAAAGACCCGTCCGCGCAGTCCTCCCCCGCGCTGGTCGGCGCGGTCTCGGGGGCTGCTGAACTGATGCGGCACCGGGGGCCCGACGAACCGGGCACCTGGGCGGACGACACCGATGACCCGGGCATCGTGCTGGGCTTCAACCGGCTGTCGATCATCGACATCGCGCACAGTCACCAACCGCTGCGCTGGGGTCCGCCCGAGGCGCCGCTGCGCTACGTCCTGGTGTTCAACGGGGAGATCTACAACTACCTGGAACTCCGTGAGGCGTTGCGCACCGAACACGGCGCCGAGTTCGCCACCGACGGGGACGGCGAGGCGATCGTCGCGGCCTACCACCACTGGGGCCCTGCGGCGCTGTCGCGGCTGCGCGGCATGTTCGCGTTCGCGCTGTGGGACACCGTCACCGGTGAGCTGTTCTGCGCACGGGATCCGTTCGGCATCAAACCGCTCTACATCGCCACCGGCCCCGGTGGCACCGCGGTCGGCAGCGAGAAGAAGTGCCTGATGGCCGTCGCCGACCAGCTCGGCATCGACACCGGCCTCGACGAACGTGCGGTGCAGCACTACACCGTGCTGCAGTACGTGCCCGAGCCCGAGACGCTGCACCGCGGCGTGCGCCGGCTCGAGTCGGGCAGCTACCTGCGGATGCGCCCGGGGCAGGCTCCGGTGGTCACCCGCTACTTCACCCCCCGCTTCGACGCGGTTCCTTTTCGCGCCGCTTCCGCGCCTGGTTCGGCGGGCGGCGTCGATCAGGCCCGCTACGACGAGATCACCGCGGTACTCGAGGACTCGGTGGCCAAACACATGCGCGCCGACGTCACCGTCGGCGCCTTCCTGTCCGGCGGCATCGACTCCACCGCCATCGCCGCGCTGGCGATGCGCCACAACCCCCGGCTGATCACATTCACCACCGGATTCGAGCGCGAGGGGTTCTCGGAGGTCGACGTGGCGGTGGCGTCGGCGGAGGCGATCGGCGCCCGGCACGTCACCAAGGTGGTCAGCCAGGCGGAGTTCGTCGAGGCGCTGCCCGCGATCGTCTGGTATCTCGACGAGCCGGTGGCCGATCCGGCGCTGGTACCGCTGTACTTCATCGCCCGCGAGGCGCGTAAGCACGTCAAGGTGGTGCTCTCCGGGGAGGGCGCCGACGAGTTGTTCGGCGGCTACACCATCTACCGCGAACCATTGTCGCTGCGGGCGTTCGACTACCTGCCGCGGCCAGTCCGCCGCTCGTTGCGCCGGGCGTCGGCCCCGCTCCCCGAGGGGATGCGCGGCAAGAGCCTGCTGCACCGCGGTTCGCAGACCCTCGAGGAGCGGTACTACGGCAACGCCCGCAGTTTCTCCGACGAGCACCTGCGCGCGGTGCTGCGCCGCTTCTCGCCGGACTGGACGCACACCGACGTCACCGCCGCGCTCTACCGGGAGTCCGACGGCTGGGATCCGGTCGCGCGCATGCAGCACATCGACCTGTTCACCTGGCTGCGCGGCGACATCCTGGTCAAGGCCGACAAGATGACGATGGCCAACTCGCTGGAGCTGCGGGTGCCGTTCCTCGATCCCGAGGTGTTCGCGGTCGCGTCGCGGCTGCCGCTGGAGCAGAAGATCACCCGGGCCACCACGAAGTTCGCCCTGCGGCGCGCGCTGGAACCGGTCGTGCCCGCACACGTGCTCAACCGCCCGAAACTCGGCTTCCCGGTCCCGATCCGGCACTGGTTGCGTGCCGGGGAACTGCTGGAATGGGCCTACGAGACGGTCGCCGCGTCACAGACGGGCGATCTCATCGACGCCGAGGCGGTGCGCACGATGCTCGACGAGCACCGGACCGGGGTCAGCGATCACAGCCGCCGGTTGTGGACCGTGCTGATCTTCATGCTCTGGCATGCGATCTTCGTCGAGGGCAGTGTGACTCCCCGGATCGAGGAGCCGCACTACCCCGTCCAGCTTTAG
- a CDS encoding carbohydrate kinase family protein — protein MTIAVTGSIATDHLMRFPGRFADQLLAEHLQKVSLSFLVDDLVVHRGGVAGNMAYAMGILGGQPTLVGAVGKDFDDYRGWLTAHGVDCDNVLVSETAYTARFVCTTDEDMAQLASFYPGAMSESRNIKLADVVARTGTPDLVIIGANDPDAMFLLTEECRTLGLPFAADPSQQLARLSGEEIRKLIDGATYLFTNDYEWDLLLQKSGWSEAEVMRQIQLRVTTLGEKGVDLVGRDGTFVHVDVVPETHKEDPTGIGDAFRAGFLTGRSAGLSLERAAQLASMVATLVLEAPGPQEWRWDKDAGITRLADAYGEDAAKEIASALA, from the coding sequence GTGACCATTGCGGTGACCGGGTCCATTGCGACCGACCATCTGATGCGATTCCCGGGCCGCTTCGCCGACCAGCTGCTCGCCGAGCACCTGCAGAAGGTGTCGCTGAGCTTCCTCGTCGACGATCTGGTGGTCCACCGCGGCGGCGTCGCGGGGAACATGGCCTACGCCATGGGCATCCTCGGTGGGCAGCCGACGCTGGTCGGCGCCGTCGGCAAGGATTTCGACGACTATCGCGGCTGGCTGACCGCCCACGGGGTGGACTGCGACAACGTCCTGGTCTCGGAGACCGCCTACACGGCCCGGTTCGTCTGCACCACCGACGAGGACATGGCGCAGCTGGCGTCGTTCTATCCGGGCGCGATGTCCGAATCGCGCAACATCAAGCTCGCCGACGTCGTCGCCCGCACCGGTACGCCGGATCTGGTGATCATCGGCGCCAACGACCCCGACGCGATGTTCCTGCTCACCGAGGAGTGCCGCACGCTGGGGTTGCCGTTCGCCGCCGACCCCAGCCAGCAGCTGGCCCGCCTGTCGGGTGAGGAGATCCGCAAGCTCATCGACGGCGCCACCTACCTGTTCACCAACGACTACGAGTGGGATCTGCTGCTGCAGAAGTCGGGCTGGTCGGAGGCCGAGGTCATGCGGCAGATCCAGCTGCGCGTCACCACCCTCGGCGAGAAGGGTGTCGACCTGGTCGGACGCGACGGCACCTTCGTCCACGTCGACGTGGTGCCCGAGACCCACAAAGAGGATCCGACCGGCATCGGCGACGCGTTCCGGGCCGGCTTCCTCACCGGCCGCAGCGCCGGGCTGAGCCTCGAGCGCGCCGCCCAGCTGGCCTCGATGGTCGCGACGCTGGTGCTCGAAGCGCCCGGCCCGCAGGAGTGGCGCTGGGACAAAGACGCCGGTATCACCCGCCTGGCCGACGCCTACGGCGAAGACGCCGCCAAGGAGATCGCCTCGGCTCTGGCCTAA
- the qcrB gene encoding cytochrome bc1 complex cytochrome b subunit yields MSAQSGSKMAARLAAQGNAIDSRYHPSAAVRRQLNKVFPTHWSFLLGEIALYSFIILLITGVWLTLFFDPSMSEVVYDGVYQPLRGVEMSKAYESALDISFEVRGGLFVRQIHHWAALLFAASIMVHLARIFFTGAFRRPREANWVIGSLLLILAMFEGFFGYSLPDDLLSGTGLRAALSGITMGIPVVGTWMHWALFGGDFPGTIIIPRLYALHILLIPGIMLALIAAHLALVWFQKHTQFPGPGRTEKNVVGVRVMPVFAVKSGAFFALTVGILGLMGGLLQINPIWVLGPYKPSQVSAGSQPDFYMMWTDGLIRLWPAWEFYIGNYTIPQPVWIAVLMGLILGLLTVYPFLEKRLTGDDAHHNLLQRPRDAPVRTAIGAMAISFYILLTFACMNDIIALKFHISLNATTWIGRIGMVVLPVIVYYVTYRWAVSLQRSDREVLEHGIETGIIKRLPHGAYIELHQPLGPVDAHGHPIPLEYQGAPLPKRMNKLGSGGAPGSGSFLTADPIVEHEALTEAAHASHRRALTALRERQGTNGSNGAANGDGDGSPNGHH; encoded by the coding sequence ATGAGTGCACAGAGTGGTTCCAAGATGGCCGCCAGGCTTGCCGCACAGGGAAACGCGATCGATTCGCGCTACCACCCGTCGGCGGCGGTCCGTCGCCAGCTGAACAAGGTCTTCCCCACCCACTGGTCGTTCTTGCTGGGTGAGATCGCCTTGTACAGCTTCATCATCCTGCTGATCACCGGCGTCTGGCTCACCCTGTTCTTCGACCCCTCGATGTCCGAGGTCGTCTACGACGGCGTGTACCAACCGCTGCGCGGCGTCGAGATGTCGAAGGCCTACGAATCGGCACTCGACATCAGCTTCGAGGTACGCGGCGGGCTGTTCGTCCGTCAGATCCACCACTGGGCGGCACTGCTGTTCGCGGCGTCGATCATGGTGCACCTCGCCCGCATCTTCTTCACCGGCGCGTTCCGGCGGCCGCGTGAGGCCAACTGGGTCATCGGCTCGCTGCTGCTGATCCTGGCGATGTTCGAGGGTTTCTTCGGCTACTCGCTGCCCGACGACCTGCTGTCCGGCACCGGCCTGCGCGCCGCCCTCTCCGGCATCACGATGGGCATCCCGGTCGTCGGCACGTGGATGCACTGGGCGCTGTTCGGCGGTGACTTCCCCGGCACGATCATCATCCCGCGCCTGTACGCACTGCACATCCTGCTGATCCCGGGCATCATGCTCGCGCTCATCGCCGCCCACCTGGCGCTGGTGTGGTTCCAGAAGCACACCCAGTTCCCCGGCCCCGGCCGCACCGAGAAGAACGTCGTCGGCGTGCGCGTCATGCCGGTGTTCGCGGTCAAGTCGGGTGCGTTCTTCGCCCTGACCGTGGGCATCCTCGGCCTGATGGGCGGTCTGCTGCAGATCAACCCGATCTGGGTTCTGGGCCCCTACAAGCCTTCTCAGGTGTCCGCGGGCAGCCAGCCGGACTTCTACATGATGTGGACCGACGGCCTGATCCGGTTGTGGCCGGCGTGGGAGTTCTACATCGGCAACTACACCATCCCGCAGCCGGTGTGGATCGCGGTGCTGATGGGCTTGATCCTCGGGCTGCTCACGGTGTATCCGTTCCTCGAGAAGCGGCTCACCGGGGACGACGCCCACCACAACCTGTTGCAGCGTCCGCGTGACGCCCCGGTTCGCACCGCGATCGGCGCGATGGCGATCTCGTTCTACATCCTGCTGACGTTCGCCTGCATGAACGACATCATCGCGCTCAAGTTCCACATCTCGCTGAACGCGACGACGTGGATCGGCCGGATCGGCATGGTGGTGCTGCCGGTGATCGTCTACTACGTCACCTACCGGTGGGCGGTGTCGTTGCAGCGCAGCGACCGCGAGGTGCTCGAGCACGGCATCGAGACGGGCATCATCAAGCGGCTGCCGCACGGCGCCTACATCGAGCTGCACCAGCCGCTCGGACCGGTCGACGCCCACGGGCACCCGATTCCGCTGGAATACCAGGGCGCTCCTCTGCCGAAGCGGATGAACAAGCTGGGCTCCGGCGGTGCACCGGGCAGCGGCAGCTTCCTGACCGCCGATCCGATCGTCGAGCACGAGGCACTGACCGAGGCTGCGCACGCCTCACACCGCCGGGCGCTGACCGCCCTGCGGGAGCGGCAGGGCACCAACGGTTCCAACGGCGCTGCCAACGGCGATGGCGACGGTTCGCCGAACGGCCACCACTAG
- a CDS encoding cytochrome c oxidase subunit 4, with protein MHIEARLFEFLTAFFALSAVVYATLTAMFGNGGVEWAGTTALVLTTGLTLIVGTFFRFVARRLDTRPEDYEDAEISDGAGELGFFAPHSWWPIMIALSFSTAAVGAALWLPWLLVAGIVFVLVSAAGLVFEYHWGPEKH; from the coding sequence ATGCACATCGAAGCCAGGTTGTTCGAGTTCCTCACGGCGTTCTTCGCCCTGTCGGCCGTCGTGTACGCCACGCTGACCGCGATGTTCGGCAACGGCGGCGTGGAGTGGGCCGGTACCACCGCACTGGTGCTGACCACCGGCCTGACCCTGATCGTCGGCACCTTCTTCCGGTTCGTCGCCCGTCGCCTGGACACCCGGCCTGAGGACTACGAGGACGCCGAGATCAGCGACGGCGCCGGTGAACTCGGGTTCTTCGCGCCCCACAGCTGGTGGCCGATCATGATCGCGCTGTCGTTCTCCACCGCCGCGGTGGGCGCCGCGCTGTGGCTGCCGTGGCTGCTCGTCGCGGGCATCGTGTTCGTACTCGTCTCGGCCGCCGGCCTGGTCTTCGAATACCACTGGGGCCCCGAGAAGCACTGA
- a CDS encoding DUF2561 family protein → MTYPSDTAHGARPDTGGPDSLDNVDRILLGAGGAVWLTALGTGVAATVALADLAGAAAPAAGDGDTPWLLYGVIGISAAVIAAAVPLLLRARRNAQDEPAPLTVQRGRTPGEGSAADTAEPPTEKLSVAAVTPVPSRLDAGDNARVEQLWLRCALVIAIAMGAAMIAIGVATYLMAVGNDLASWVLYGLAAVITLAMPVAPWWYLRELRALLESR, encoded by the coding sequence ATGACATACCCCAGCGACACCGCGCACGGGGCGCGGCCGGACACCGGCGGGCCCGACAGCCTGGACAACGTCGACCGCATCCTGCTCGGCGCCGGCGGCGCCGTGTGGCTGACCGCACTGGGCACCGGCGTGGCGGCCACCGTCGCGCTGGCGGACCTCGCCGGAGCGGCGGCACCCGCCGCCGGCGACGGCGACACCCCCTGGCTGCTGTACGGCGTCATAGGGATCTCCGCCGCCGTCATCGCCGCGGCGGTGCCGCTGCTGCTGCGCGCCCGCCGCAACGCCCAGGACGAACCCGCTCCGCTGACCGTGCAGCGGGGCCGCACACCGGGGGAGGGGAGTGCGGCCGACACCGCCGAACCACCGACGGAGAAGCTCAGCGTCGCGGCCGTGACCCCGGTGCCCAGCCGGCTGGACGCCGGGGACAACGCCCGCGTCGAGCAGCTCTGGTTGCGTTGCGCTCTGGTCATCGCGATCGCGATGGGGGCGGCGATGATCGCGATCGGGGTGGCCACCTATCTGATGGCCGTCGGCAACGACCTGGCCTCGTGGGTGCTCTACGGGCTGGCCGCGGTGATCACGCTGGCGATGCCGGTGGCCCCGTGGTGGTACCTGCGCGAGTTACGCGCACTGCTCGAATCCCGCTGA
- the qcrC gene encoding cytochrome bc1 complex diheme cytochrome c subunit, which translates to MISKSRRRFRRRLSAAVLLLVGLGVAGGVAATLTPAPQVAVADESQSALLRTGKELYDMSCVSCHGSNLQGVQDRGPSLIGVGEAAVYFQVSTGRMPARRNEAQAPNKPADFDEAQTDALGAYVQANGGGPVVPRDENGEIANQSLIGDNVARGGDLFRLNCASCHNFTGRGGALSSGKYAPELQASPAQVYTAMQTGPQNMPKFSDRQLSPEEKRDIVAYVEESRKTPPPGGYGLGGFGPTSEGMAAWIIGMVAVIGAALWIGARA; encoded by the coding sequence ATGATCAGCAAGTCCCGCCGACGGTTCCGCCGGCGCCTGTCGGCAGCGGTGCTGCTGCTGGTCGGACTTGGTGTCGCGGGCGGCGTCGCCGCCACGCTGACGCCCGCACCGCAGGTAGCGGTGGCCGACGAGTCGCAGTCGGCCCTGCTGCGCACCGGCAAGGAGCTCTACGACATGTCCTGCGTGAGCTGCCACGGCAGCAATCTGCAGGGTGTGCAGGACCGCGGACCCAGCCTGATCGGTGTCGGCGAGGCGGCGGTGTACTTCCAGGTCTCCACCGGCCGCATGCCCGCGCGCCGCAACGAGGCCCAGGCGCCGAACAAGCCGGCCGACTTCGACGAGGCGCAGACCGATGCACTCGGCGCCTACGTGCAGGCCAACGGCGGCGGACCCGTCGTCCCGCGCGACGAGAACGGCGAGATCGCCAACCAGTCGCTGATCGGCGACAACGTCGCCCGCGGTGGCGACCTGTTCCGGCTCAACTGCGCGTCGTGCCACAACTTCACCGGACGCGGCGGCGCCCTGTCCTCGGGTAAGTACGCGCCCGAACTCCAGGCGTCCCCCGCGCAGGTCTATACCGCGATGCAGACCGGTCCGCAGAACATGCCCAAGTTCTCCGACCGTCAGCTGTCGCCGGAGGAGAAGCGCGACATCGTCGCCTACGTCGAGGAGTCGCGGAAGACGCCGCCTCCCGGCGGTTACGGACTCGGCGGCTTCGGCCCGACGTCCGAAGGTATGGCGGCGTGGATCATCGGCATGGTGGCCGTCATCGGTGCGGCTCTCTGGATCGGGGCACGGGCATGA
- a CDS encoding MmpS family transport accessory protein, giving the protein MSGPNPPGPDSPGPDQPEREGGRHSAPDEATEQVGAAEQPAAATGATEAYSQAYSAPESEQFSSGPYVPADPALYDYDSYEPVSDVGEEQAPPRWPWVVGVTAIIAAISLVVSVALLVTKTDTDQLATPATTTTTPPPPVQDEITTTTPPPPPPPPPTTEPPPPPPPETVTVTEPPPPPPSAEAPPPPPPETTTPPPPPPPTTTTPAGPRQVTYSVTGTKAPGDIITVTYVDASGRRRTQRNVYIPWSLTVTPISQSEVGSVQASSLFLVSKLNCSITTSDGTVLSSNTGNAAQTSC; this is encoded by the coding sequence ATGAGCGGGCCGAACCCCCCAGGGCCGGACTCGCCGGGACCGGACCAGCCCGAGCGGGAGGGCGGTCGGCACTCGGCACCCGACGAAGCGACCGAACAGGTCGGTGCGGCCGAGCAACCGGCCGCCGCCACGGGTGCGACGGAGGCCTACTCCCAGGCGTACTCCGCCCCCGAATCGGAACAGTTCAGCAGCGGGCCGTATGTGCCCGCGGACCCGGCACTGTACGACTACGACAGCTATGAACCGGTGTCCGACGTCGGCGAGGAGCAGGCGCCGCCACGTTGGCCGTGGGTCGTCGGTGTCACCGCGATCATCGCCGCGATCTCGCTGGTGGTGTCGGTGGCGCTGCTGGTGACGAAGACCGACACCGATCAGTTGGCCACCCCGGCTACCACCACGACGACGCCTCCGCCCCCGGTGCAGGACGAGATCACCACGACGACGCCCCCGCCGCCGCCACCACCGCCGCCGACGACCGAGCCGCCGCCTCCTCCGCCACCGGAGACCGTGACGGTCACCGAGCCGCCGCCTCCGCCGCCCTCGGCCGAGGCGCCGCCGCCACCACCGCCTGAGACGACGACACCGCCGCCGCCCCCGCCGCCGACCACCACCACACCCGCGGGCCCCCGCCAGGTGACCTACTCGGTGACGGGTACCAAGGCGCCCGGAGACATCATCACCGTCACCTACGTGGACGCCTCGGGACGCAGGCGCACCCAGCGCAACGTGTACATCCCCTGGTCGCTGACCGTCACGCCGATCTCGCAGTCGGAGGTCGGGTCGGTGCAGGCGTCGAGCCTGTTCCTGGTCAGCAAATTGAACTGTTCGATCACGACGAGCGATGGGACGGTCTTGTCGTCCAATACCGGCAACGCCGCGCAGACGAGCTGCTGA
- the ctaC gene encoding aa3-type cytochrome oxidase subunit II, producing the protein MTPRGLKAVARKAALVVVLGATALVLSGCSWTEALALGWPKGITPEAHLNRELWIGSMIAALVVGGIVYFLIFWVSAFHRKKASDTELPRQFGYNMPLELVLTVIPFLIISVLFYFTVVVQEQMVGKEDNPEVVVDVTAFQWNWKFGYNKVNFADGTMNYDGVDEERSAAVASRPSEEGAGAVGEPEAAHTEHGAIAGQNPEDRSYLAFDEIETLGTSDEIPVLVLPSEKRVEFRIASADVAHAFWVPEFLFKRDVYPNPEQNNSDNVFQVSEITETGAFVGRCAELCGTYHAMMNFEVRVVPPNDFKAYLNQRMAGKTNAEALIAINQPPTAVTTKPFDTRRGEMAPQASR; encoded by the coding sequence GTGACCCCTCGCGGGCTGAAGGCGGTGGCACGAAAAGCCGCACTGGTGGTGGTTCTGGGTGCCACAGCACTGGTGCTCAGTGGCTGCAGCTGGACAGAGGCGCTCGCTCTGGGCTGGCCGAAGGGCATTACGCCCGAGGCGCATCTGAACCGTGAACTGTGGATCGGTTCGATGATCGCCGCGCTCGTCGTCGGCGGCATCGTCTACTTCCTGATCTTCTGGGTGAGCGCGTTCCACCGGAAGAAGGCCTCCGACACCGAGTTGCCGCGCCAGTTCGGCTACAACATGCCGCTGGAGCTGGTCCTCACGGTCATCCCGTTCCTGATCATCTCGGTGCTGTTCTACTTCACCGTCGTGGTCCAGGAGCAGATGGTGGGCAAGGAGGACAACCCCGAGGTCGTCGTCGACGTGACGGCGTTCCAGTGGAACTGGAAGTTCGGCTACAACAAGGTCAACTTCGCCGACGGCACGATGAACTACGACGGCGTCGACGAAGAGCGCAGCGCCGCGGTCGCCTCCCGCCCGAGCGAAGAGGGTGCGGGCGCGGTCGGTGAGCCGGAAGCGGCCCACACCGAGCATGGTGCCATCGCGGGCCAGAACCCCGAGGACCGCAGCTACCTGGCGTTCGACGAGATCGAGACGCTGGGCACCAGCGACGAGATCCCGGTCCTGGTGCTGCCCTCCGAGAAGCGCGTCGAGTTCCGGATCGCCTCGGCCGACGTGGCGCACGCCTTCTGGGTGCCGGAGTTCCTGTTCAAGCGGGACGTGTACCCCAACCCTGAACAGAACAACTCGGACAACGTCTTCCAGGTCAGCGAGATCACCGAGACCGGCGCGTTCGTGGGCCGCTGCGCCGAGCTCTGCGGCACCTACCACGCGATGATGAACTTCGAGGTGCGCGTGGTTCCGCCGAACGATTTCAAGGCGTACCTGAACCAGCGCATGGCGGGTAAGACGAACGCCGAGGCGCTGATCGCCATCAACCAGCCACCCACCGCCGTCACCACCAAGCCGTTCGACACGCGGCGCGGTGAGATGGCCCCGCAAGCGAGCAGGTAG
- the qcrA gene encoding cytochrome bc1 complex Rieske iron-sulfur subunit: protein MSDERNEEQVTNTPDGAPKGTDAPGHGGVPGQPTDAELAAMSREELVELGGRLDGVETVFKEPRWPVPGTRAEKRAERSVATWLLIGGVSGLALLVVFLFWPWEYQPYGSEGEFLYSLATPLYGLLFGLSILAIGIGAVLYQKRFIPEEISIQDRHDGASPEIQRKTAAANLTDALEGSTIKRRKMIGVSLGVGLGAFGLGTAVAFIGGLIKNPWKPVVPTADGPKAVLWTSGWTPRFTGETIFLARATGNTGHGPTFAKMRPEDLDAGGMETVYPWRESDGDGTTVESHHKMTEIIMGVRNPVMLIRLRPEEMTKVVKRKGQESFNFGEFFAYTKICSHLGCPSSLYEQQTHRILCPCHQSQFDALHFAKPIFGPAARALAQLPITIDQDGYLVANGDFIEPVGPAFWERKTS from the coding sequence ATGAGCGACGAGCGGAACGAAGAGCAGGTGACGAACACTCCGGACGGCGCCCCCAAGGGCACCGACGCACCCGGCCACGGCGGTGTGCCGGGTCAGCCGACCGACGCCGAACTGGCCGCGATGTCGCGTGAGGAACTCGTCGAACTCGGTGGCCGGCTCGACGGTGTCGAGACCGTCTTCAAGGAGCCGCGCTGGCCGGTGCCCGGTACCCGCGCCGAGAAGCGCGCCGAGCGTTCGGTCGCCACCTGGCTGCTGATCGGCGGCGTGTCCGGCCTGGCTCTGCTGGTCGTGTTCCTGTTCTGGCCGTGGGAGTACCAGCCCTACGGCTCCGAGGGTGAATTCCTGTACTCCCTGGCGACCCCGCTCTACGGCCTGCTGTTCGGGTTGTCGATCCTCGCGATCGGCATCGGTGCGGTGCTCTACCAGAAGCGGTTCATCCCCGAGGAGATCTCGATCCAGGACCGCCACGACGGCGCCTCCCCCGAGATCCAGCGCAAGACCGCCGCGGCGAACCTGACCGACGCACTCGAGGGCTCGACCATCAAGCGCCGCAAGATGATCGGTGTCTCGCTCGGTGTCGGGCTCGGCGCCTTCGGCCTCGGCACCGCGGTGGCGTTCATCGGTGGCCTGATCAAGAACCCGTGGAAGCCGGTGGTGCCCACCGCGGACGGCCCGAAGGCCGTGCTGTGGACCTCCGGCTGGACCCCGCGCTTCACGGGCGAGACGATCTTCCTGGCCCGCGCGACCGGGAACACCGGCCACGGTCCGACGTTCGCCAAGATGCGTCCGGAGGATCTCGACGCCGGCGGTATGGAGACGGTCTACCCGTGGCGGGAGTCCGACGGTGACGGCACCACCGTCGAGTCGCACCACAAGATGACCGAGATCATCATGGGTGTGCGAAATCCCGTGATGCTCATCCGTCTTCGTCCCGAGGAAATGACGAAGGTGGTCAAGCGCAAGGGTCAGGAGAGCTTCAACTTCGGCGAGTTCTTCGCCTACACGAAGATCTGCTCGCACCTGGGCTGCCCGTCGTCGCTGTACGAACAGCAGACCCACCGCATCCTGTGCCCGTGCCACCAGTCGCAGTTCGACGCGCTGCACTTCGCGAAACCCATATTCGGTCCGGCTGCGCGCGCCCTCGCGCAGTTGCCCATCACCATTGACCAGGACGGGTACCTGGTCGCCAACGGCGACTTCATCGAACCCGTCGGGCCTGCATTCTGGGAACGGAAGACATCATGA